CTTTTCTGGAGAAAGAGACGTCCTTGTTCCTCCAAACGCTGTTCGacagctatttttattttattttgaaggcaacaTCGCCTATTCTACTTTGACATCCGGTTTAATtttaccctgcgttccaatacccatactaccatactatttagtagggaaaaaaaataattagtatgtcccaatacatactaaactacaaactttgtaagggcagctgcagtacatactaaaagtaaaaagtataagtatgcgatttggaacgcagggctggcgTCTTGATAACggaagctatttttttttttttttttttttttttttaatttacacagTCTCCCGGGCGGGAGGAGTTTCACTTGATGGTGGTGTGTTtccccctgctggaggaggtCTGAACTGCAAACTGCTTATAatcaaaatgtgactttttggtTTCATGaaatcacaacacaacagtgctgctgcttttagggaaagtTCTGGGAAACTGTGGACGAGTTCATAAATAAAACTcgcaaaaacaaaagcaaaagaaaaaagtgcaaaaatgatcattaaatattgcaaaaaaacaaacatatttgtaATTATGAAATTATCAGATCAACAGATATGACAacagatttgttttgttatttggttGACAAGCTTGTGAAAAGCATCTGAATGCATTGGGTGAAGTAATCAGTTTGATTTctgtaaagacaaaaaaaaaaaaaaaaaaaaaaaaaacatgaatactgCTGTGACGCCATGCGTGATGATGATGCATGACGGATGCACGTGAAGAGGGTAGTCAGGAGGGACCCAGTGCTCAGACTCCACGAGCATTTCCTGGCCCGTGATGATGACTGGCCAGTAAGCCAGTTTAGATTCCCCAGAGCCGAACTGGGTCCAGTGCTACAAACACCGAAGTTCTTGTCTTGGTGATATCCCTCGAGCATTTTCAGATATTGATCCCTTTATGCCTGAAGCGCCCGGGGAAATCCTTTATATTGTAAGGTTCTGCTGAAGTTTCTGCATACAGgtcgtgctgtgtgtgtttaaagctgAGGTATGTGTGcgttttatttcatgtgtaaTTATAATCCGTGATTTGTAGGCattcacagtgtttttttttttttttttcatgtgtcagGGTGAGATGCTCAAGATTCATTTCTACATGTTAATGAGCAAAGGTTCAAACAGGCGTGTAGGAAGGGTCATCCACCACGTCCCAGGGCGCTGTCATCAAAAGTGTATTCTGCTGTCATGGCCTGAACGGGatgatattcattcatttgtaatcAAAATACATTGTACACGATCTTCttcatgaataaatgattaaGAAAGGATTTTGGTGCTTTGCGCTTAAAGGGGTCAATATCTGAAAATGCTCAAGTGATATCACCTGGGGCCCTCCTGAATTTTGAATCTTGAAACTTTATCCGGCAAAACCAGGTtcatcaaaaaagcaaaaacttaGACTCCTGCACTAAATGGCTGCGCTAATACACAGGATGGATGAAATGCAGAGAACGAATTTTTCTACAGGGATGACTCATGGATTACTTAACTGATTTTGAAATAATACCTGCTGCTTTGGATGCGATTATTACAACGACAGGCCCGTGCTGTGCAGGATGGCTGGCTCTTGATAGGGTCATTAAAAAACATCTGTGTAGGTTCTCAGGCAACAACATCATCGTTACCTGCCACTTAGAGATAAATGGAGCTCGGCTGGACCTGTTAGTAGATTCTTAAAGAAGTTTCGCTTCTTCAGTCCTGACGGGCTGGTGTGGAGTCCCAGCTGTTTAACCTTTGGGGTCCTTCTCCACATTGTTGCCTTGTTAGCgctcctcctctgttgagagATGGTTTCTCTGTCTTGGCTCAGCTCAGGGCACGATCATCCcaacagggaggagcactaaAAAGCCAGACCTGGAGAACCACCCCTTCTCAGAattgaagaagcttcttggatgagaagagaaatgacaaccaagaatctacaaacaagtccagttgaccttcaTTCAACTCTATGTGGAGAACCAGGACCTGAACAACTGGGAACCTACACAGACATTAAACACAACAATACACATAGAAATGTCCCACCCTCCGACCAGTAACAAGACAAGTAGACAAGTAAACACACCAGACCAGAGCAGCTTTCTGCTCAGCTTGTCCTTTATTGTCACCACACAGCAGATCATCACATTCAGAGTAATGCTCACTACTGCAGCTGTCAGGACTCATTCAGAGAAAGCTGAAGtagagaaagcagagaaagcTGTTTGAGTGACTTATCTGAGGTCTAATTCATTCTGATCAGTATTCTGCTGCGTGTTGACGTCCTGGAAGAACTACTTCACAGGACGGATCTTCATGCTGATGGACTTCAGGGAGTACTCATAGCCCTTCCAATGGTACCACTCAATTCCGACACGGCTGGGGGTATTATCAGCCCCCCGTCGATACACACCGTTGGGGTTTGCATAGTTACAACTGTTGTGCCAGAAAGGCCCCAGGAGAAGTCGAGCACAGTTGCTACTATGGGCATCCTGGTCTTTGTCCATAGTGGAAAACTTAGATCCGCTGTGATAAGTCAGAGAGTCTCCTGTAGAAACACAATCAGAAACAGTTCATACAATcacaatactactactgcttctatTACTAATATTATTTATACTGCCACTGCTAGCTCACCTGCTCCTCCATCAGTGAAACCAGACACTTGCAGTTTGTATCCGTAGCTCTCTGGATCAATGGAGAACGAGGAGTAGCGGGCAGACACTTTGTTTCCATCGAAGTCCTCCATGTCGACCAGCAGCTCGTAGCTTCGCCTCAGTGTCAGGTGGAAGATGTTCTCAAGACCtgaacacgcacacaaacacacagaaacacacaaacacacacagaaacacacacccaaacatgTCCACAGTTGTAAATGAAGGAGTTTTATGTCAGAATAAGAATAGCTTTTTTTGTTAGCTAGATATCAGTCCCTCACCGAGCCAGTACTCTCCAGCAGCGACACCAAAGCCCAACTTGTACTCGGCCCAGGGCCTGTAGAAGTTCACCGAGCCGTCCATCCTCCTCTGGATCACCTGAGGGGGGAGGAGCCAAAATATCTGCTGACTCAGGTATTCACAGATGAAGAAGATCTCATGCTAACATTGAACAGATTTGAGTTAGTTGAGTTTGGCCAAGTTGGATGTGGAGGTGGGCTGCTGCCCCTGGTCAGTGACTTTGcttcatttattcttttatgCACCATATTCTCTCATTTTGTCATTAAGTCTTGGGATGTCCCTCATCTTGCCGATgccacatttttgttgttgttgttgttgttttctgtttattctcatttctctcacctgtttttttttattattatttttgatcaCTAAATGGGTAATCATGGGTAATGTGGCTAGTTGTTCTTCTGTCATGATGAGTGAAAAGACAGTGATGCTTACCGTCCAGCCGCCTCCTACTGAAGTCATGTCACAGTACAcctgtacacatacacacacacacacacacacacacacacacacaaacacagggaaagGGCATGTTTGATGTGAGCAAACATGGGAAACACACACGGCAATTGAGCATGCTAATGATAGCAAGCTAGCATTGCACAGTGGCCCGGCACCCCACCAGCCTCCTCACCCAGGCTGGTTCACTCTTTACTCTCGGAAATCGGTCATTTTTTGTGTCCAACATGATGGCGGATCATAATTGACCGAGTGGAGCTGAGTGGAGTGACACGGCTTCGGCTGTTAAAGGAGCTCAGAGCCCAAAACGTGTCTCATATGAATCTCCACCTGTGCCCAGAGAGGACGACGTGTACCTGGACCGCAGAGGTGGCCCCGATGGGATAGATGGTGTACACTCCGCTGGGTTGGCTGTTGTCATCGTGATAGATGTCATTACAGTCCACAGGCAGGATCAGCTGGCAGCGGATCAGGACTGGAGCCAGGGCCAGGAGCAGGAGCGAGGGCAGCTGGGACAGATGGGACGAAACGTCACATGGTGTCCCGCTCGACTCAGGCTGATTTAcactagggttagggttagggttagggtttacaCTGTTTCACAGGTGAAGCTAAAACACCTCAGCTTCAGTCCCTACACATTACATTAAGTTACATGAGTGAAGTGCTTAAACTAAGGTACGCCTGAATTAGATTTTGTGATGCTACAtcgttgttatcattattattattattattattattattattattattattaatgttgttgtcGTTTTCATCAGATCATGTTGTGTGTGACATTATCTTTCTGatgtttgtttcagtgaaagtgtcagtaaacacaggaaaaaagatCCAACGtgaaacaaaaatttaaaaaataaaatcacaaaattggATGAGGCATTTTAAGCCCCATTGCTGTAACATTAAGAAACAAATGCTTGGAATcaagatagatacatagatagataaatgGAAAAATTCAGTCTCTCAGCTGCTCAATTACTCGGCTACACTCAgttccacattcacacactgtgcATAGGAAACAGGATCAAGTATAAAGAGTCAACAAGatgatcaataaataatattaaaatagcaGCGTTAAAAGCAGACAGTGCTACtaagccacacatacacacactactacacacactacccagatagcaaaatgagattgaaacaatgttgaaatgtggTCAGGCAGAAATATTGAATCCACGTTGAAGCCCGTCATTGAAATTCTACAGAAAGTGTCCCTGAGGTTTTACACTGAATCAGTGTTGCTTCAACCATCATCTACATGGGAATCTAgattaaattttatttgattacaCATTGAAGCAATGTTACTGAATCAATATGTATTCAACATCATCGGATCATCTGATAGTAATCTACATTTTAGCTGATCAAAATGTAAAGGGACTGCATATCTAGGTTCAGGTGACTTTATTTGTACCCGTAGGTAGATTTgttctatagcacttttctagtccACTGAGCACTCACAGTGTTTTACactgtttgcctcacattcagccgctcacacactgatggcagaggctgccatgcaagttGCCTGGCTGTCAGtcaggagcagtgaggggttcagtgtcttgctcaaggacacttggacaCACTCTGAaggagccggggatcaaaccaggaactcTCTGGTTACCAGACGACCGCTCTACCCAGAGCCAAACCGCTGGCTGTTGCCCCCACACCTCCCCAAAGACTATTTACAGTATGGACTCAACACTGAGTCAATGTTCAGTGTTCATTCAATCATTAAATTCAACCATAACACAATGTTGATTCAACAATATCTTTTCAACCTGTCATCTTCTCAGTGGCTGATCCACCATTGATCAGTAACTCCAACCAAAAGGCAACATTTTTGACCATATATCAACATTGATTCAACAACTTTTGCTATCTGGGTACTcatctccctcccctccccaaatttgagtttaaaacaaaaactttcTCAAGCTTTTTTGAGAAAGTCACAGAAAAATACCAAAATCTCACTGAACCCATGACTGTGATCACTAAATGACAGATGGGCAGATTTGTTGGTTACCTGCATGGTGATGAAGACGTCCGTCTGGAGGCTCCGTGacgggagctgctgctgcgACGTTTTATATCCTGCTTTGGAGAAAAAGTTAATAAAAcactgagcagctgctgcttcacaccgattatctgtgtctgtgtctgtgtctgtgtctgtgtctgtgtctgtgtgtgtgtgtgtgttcaatcaAGTTAAGGTTTGTTCAAACACTGATTCTTGAATCTTGCAGCCAAATTTGGATCGCAGAAGGTCCACAGCTCCACGCAGCAGAGGGACACGTGTTGGAGTTGTTGTGTTAGTTCTTCACCTGAAACTCTACTAATGATGTGAACcatgaaaattctgagatgtTAAACTCAcaatttttcaagaaaaatcactgaaatccagcttgttctcctcctgtgggaccCAGTCaggaggaaatcctgctggtgtgagtccagaaccccaacctcctcctcagcatctggactctgaagagacgttgctgtgacttgggccgattcacaagaaaacaatctgctgattctgggctcagatcagcaggatctccttgttcctgaatcccatgtcagaggaGGAtctgctgcaggcctgagacacggccagcagggggcagcacaagAGGAGCCATgcacagaaataaagaataaatctGTGACTTTACAATCTGAGGATTTTCCCCTAAATCTcctatgtttgtgttttcctcataaatttaccaacTCTGAGTTCTGAGTGAGGCTCCAAAATCTGTCGTGAGGTTAACTCTTCAGGCAGAAAATGGGTTTGCTTCTTCGGTTTGGAAACAAATTCAGAACAAGTTTAATTCCAAACCTAAAGCACTGTGACTGTGGCTTTACCTGCCCACAGTTAACTGTAGACCGGATCcatgtgaataaaatgaggGCCATGTGGGTCCATTAAAGGGATAATCCCAACGTTTTGAGCAAAATGCCCTTTCCCCGactggacaccatttccacttCTGGGCGTCCACTGGTTAAGTTCCTATAGgttgcatttcctgttagcttagcataaagactttaaatctatgggagtcgttagcctggctccggcAAAGTGACacaataaaccttccagcagctctgaagctgtctgattcacacagtgaCAGTCGTGAAGATATGAAATACGCAGCTTGGGATTTAAACATCTCAAAGGCAGTAAAACACATGCTCGACTGCCATTTGTGGATTTTTCCTTAGCTTTTAATACTATTCAACCCCATATTTTAATCGACAAGCTTCCAGTTTAGCTTGGATTTTAATGTTGCGGGTTGGATTCTTGACTTTTTAACTGATAGAACAGAGAGTTAAGGTAAATAAGCACTTGTCACAACGAAATTTTGGGAGTACCCACCATGTTGCatttaaaagacacacacaagttaTATCAcactaaaaatgaataaataaatacataaataagcaaataagtaaaaaaggaaaaaacaaggtGCTCTGAGCTCCTGGTCTGCAGAGCGTTCTGCAGCTCATTCAGAGTCCAAGTCCGAGGAGCGAGTCGTGCCTGTCCGACTCAGCAGGGATGATATTAAATGACGGACAGgagaataaatatttgaaagcAGCACAGAATGCCAGAGAGCCTCTCTTCATTATATTCCATTAAATTTAATTccattccattttattttgaattgtcACCTGGTGCTTTAATTTCCTTTACATCAATAAGGATATTTACAGCATAAATTAATGCAGAAAGCATTCAAAGCTTCAAATGTAATGTCTAGACAAGCTGTGCGTCCAGGTGACCTCCGCTGGGTGGTTTGTGATGaggtgagctgctgctgctgccgcctcACGTCTCCTTAtgctctgcagctgctgcttcacacagacagacagtgctGAACAGACTGAaaccagtgagtgtgtgtgtgtgtgcgtgtgtgtgtccagtcgAGTTCAGCCGCAGTTCAAACTCTGGATCATGAATGTAGAGGTTACAGTGAAACTGAGCCGTCCTGTCTCAGCGACGTGGCCTGAAGTGAAAGCATCATAATCATCACAATTACAAGGTTGTTTTGTGTAGCACCTATCAAAACCAGCTTTACAAAGCTTTAGTAGGCTAATTAGTtatgtaattaaattaataaatgtaaGTAATCATCATGTTGGTTAATGTCACAATGTGAGTTAGTTATTCATTAGATAATTATAATGTGAACGAATCATTAAATAATCGTGCAAGTTAGTTAATTATTGGTTAATCATCATGTAAGTTAATTAATCACAACATAAGTTATGTAATCATTACACAATCTAATGTTAGATAATCACTAATTTATGATCATGATCCTTAAGTTGAGTGTGAcctgaaaagagagagggttCAGTgaccggacacacacacacagacacagacacacacacacacacacacacacacacacacacacagaagaacagCAAACCCTCCAtgtgttggtttctgtgttttgtttggcagcaaaagagagagaagacatttaaatacagttttctcaTGTACACTCTGTTCTAATCTAATGTTAGATAATCACTAGTTTATGATCATGTGAGTTAGTTAATTATTAGATAATTATAAAGGTAGTTAATCACTACTTAATGACAGTGTGAGTCTGCGTGTTCCTGTTCTGGCAGGAATTAATCTGATTAAAAGCTGATTGCTTTGGAACAACTAAAGTTTTGTGTGTTggtgagaaaaatgaaaaaaaatgaagttttaaCAAACACCTGTTATGTTCGTGCAGCGTTCAGGTGTTTATTCTGAGTTTGAGCTCTCCTGGACCAGGCTCACTCTGAGTGattggttgccatggttaccactACCCATCATCACGATCATGGCTTCATAAAACGGACCTGAAGCCAGGTAAACCGGACTAACTGATGTTAAACCGGGATTAACAGCCGGGATTTCCGTTGCtttgcttttcctttcctttaggAGACTTTACTTGATCAGGAAATCCTAATTTTTTTGGTGTCCAAACTACTTTTAATTGGAAGCAACTCACAATTTCTTTACATTTCTAACGTGCTGATGCATAGGGAAATGTTTTCATGACCGGCCTGTATTTGTCGTGCTGCGTTCAAACATCTGCAGGAGGTGAGCTGCGTCGCGTGACTGGAGAAAACAGCTAAAACCCAGAAACTAACTAGTtttctcaggattttttttctttttcactcgctcgccgtgtctcaggcctgcagctgatcccctcagcagattctactctgacatgggattcaggaacaaggagatcctgctgatctgagcccagtatcagcagattgttttcttgtgaatcggcccaagtcacagcaacgtctcttcagagtccagatgctgaggaggagattggggttctggactctaaccagcaggatttcactctgactggatcccacaggaggagaacagctatattttcctgtttttttttttctcctaaatttatgacttcataatctcagaatttgtgaGGTGTTTTTCCATAGTTTTACCACCTTAATCTCAGAGAAATTCCAAGTTTTTTCTCTAAATTTACCCCTTTTttctgataatatttttttctccccagggTCTGTAATTTTTCGCTCTGTCTACAGTGGCCCTCATACGCCGTCCTACTAAGATCCTCCAGTGATGGATAAATCATTTTACTGTGTGGTTTCGGTTTTTCCCACggctcctgaaggcagcgtcagTCCGGACATTTTGGATCCGCCCCCTTCCTGCTGGAAATTCCGGTTCATTTCTCTGGCAGAGGAGccggcctgtctgtctctctgtctgtctctctctctgttcgtGCCATGGAGGACCGCGGCGGGTCCCCGGACC
This genomic interval from Myripristis murdjan chromosome 19, fMyrMur1.1, whole genome shotgun sequence contains the following:
- the LOC115378266 gene encoding microfibril-associated glycoprotein 4-like; translated protein: MQLPSLLLLALAPVLIRCQLILPVDCNDIYHDDNSQPSGVYTIYPIGATSAVQVYCDMTSVGGGWTVIQRRMDGSVNFYRPWAEYKLGFGVAAGEYWLGLENIFHLTLRRSYELLVDMEDFDGNKVSARYSSFSIDPESYGYKLQVSGFTDGGAGDSLTYHSGSKFSTMDKDQDAHSSNCARLLLGPFWHNSCNYANPNGVYRRGADNTPSRVGIEWYHWKGYEYSLKSISMKIRPVK